The genomic interval TTGCCACATTTTTACCCCGGTGTAGAGTAAAAACGCACCAAAAATATATAAAATCCAGCTAAACTCAGCGACAAGCCAAGCCCCTGCAAAAATCATCACCGTGCGCATGACAATCGCACCAATCACCCCGTACAGTAAAATCTTCCGTTGCATCGCAGGCGACACCGCAAACGCCGCAAAAATCATCAGCCATACAAAGACGTTATCAATGGCGAGCGATTTTTCCAGTAAATATCCTGTAAAAAACTCCCCTACTTTTTGAGTGGCGATAGCATTGCCAAAATTTTGTGATAGATACCACCATAGACCGCCTGCAAACAACACAGACACGCCCACCCAAATGGCACTCCAAATACCCGCTTGTTTCATCGAAACCGCTTCACCATTTTTTGGGGTTTTAAAGGTAAAAAAATCAACCAATAACAGTATCGCTACGATAGCAAAGAACACGGCATATAGCATGGGACTGCCAATGCTCATGGGTTCTGTCATTTGATTCGCTGCTGCAAGTAACATTATCGCTCCTTAGTATGCATTTACAAACTATGGCTGGCAATAAGTCAAAGGATTTTGGAAAAATGCTAAGCACAAAAAAACCTTGACTCACACCGACCAAATATGTGGTTGTGTTAAGTCAAGGTCTGGCTTACTATTTGATAATTAGCGCAATATATGGCTAAAAAATAGCTGATTTACCGGTAAGCGGCTACTTACGTAATGACGATAAATCACAAACTGGTGAAGTGAGAAGTTACTCCCCTTGATAGCGATAATGTAGCAGATTAACGACGACTTATCAATTAAATTTATCAATCAGTAAATTTTGAATTTATTGTTTATGTCAGCTAGCGTGTTTGCGTTTAACAAGTTAATTAAATACTTTCCCCATACAGTTAGAATGGTAAACTAACAGCCATGCGTAAAATTATTCATATCGATATGGATGCGTTCTTTGCCAGTGTTGAGCAACGGGATAATCCTAATCTACAAGGTAAACCATTGGTGGTTGGCGGTGATCCCAATGGGCGCGGTGTCGTCGCAGCAGCAAGTTATGAGATACGCAAGTTTGGTGTGCATTCTGCCATGTCATGCTATCGAGCCCGTCAACTGTGTCCCCAAGCAATTTTTGTCAAACCACGCTTTGAGGTGTATCGTGAAGTTAGTGAGCAAATTCGTACCATCATGCACCAATATACGCCACTGGTCGAACCTTTATCACTGGATGAGGCGTATCTGGATGTGACCGATAGCCAGTATGAAAAAAATTCTGCGACACTAATCGCCAATCGCATTCGCCAACAGATTTTGCGACAAACACAACTGACCGCTTCAGCCGGGGTATCTTATAACAAAATGCTTGCTAAAATCGCGTCAGATTTAAATAAACCCAACGGTATTGCGGTTATCACACCTGAGCAAGGATTGGACTTTATCGCCAATTTACCGGTAAAAAAATTTCACGGGATTGGCAAAGCCACCGTCAAAATGTTGCATGACATGGGTATATTTACAGGATTGGATTTACGCAATACGCCAGCGGACGTATTAAAACAACGCTTTGGCAAACGGGGTGATTTCTTTCACCAGATTGCCCACGGTATTGATAATCGAGAGGTTAAAGCTGAGCGCAAACATAAATCTGTCGGTTCTGAGACAACGTTTTTACAAAATACCATAGATGATAAAGTCATTGTGGCTGCCCTATATCACGAAAATAGCCAAGCGTTTAAAGATTTACAAAAAAAGCAGCGCTACGCTCGCACCATCACCATTAAAATCAAATACAGCGATTTTAGTGTGATTACCCGCTCTCATAGTATTTCCTCCCACTTTGAACAAGAATCTGATGCCCATTATTGGATTCAATGGCTATACGAGCATACCCCAAAACTTTTACCCGTACGTTTGGTTGGGGTGACTTATTCAAATTTGCTGCAAGCTAAAGCCTCGCCACAGATGTCATTACTTTAAACCACTAAAAGCCAAATTTTGCCAATATATTTTTGTATTTGAACGTTTAAATAATTTTTATATAAAACCCAACAACAGCAAAACCCTGCTATTTTGCAGGGTCTTACTTTATTGTTATCCTACTTAATTAATAGCTATTCTACTTAATTAAAATTAGATGAGCCTAAGTTTAATCTAACGATTGTTAGGTAAGCTGTGCCACGTTAATTTTGTTTGCTTCTTCAGTATACTCGCTCATACGGTCGAAGTTTAAGTATTTGTAGATATCAGCTGACATGCTGTTGAGCTTACCGGCATATTGTTGGTATTCTTCGTTGGTAGGAAGTCTACCAAGTACCGCAGCCACCGACGCCAACTCGGCAGAAGCCAAGTACACGTTGGCACCTTGACCTAAACGGTTCGGGAAGTTACGTGTAGAAGTTGATACGGCGGTTGATTTTGGTGCGATACGCGCTTGGTTACCCATACACAGTGAACAACCCGGCATTTCAGTCCGTGCGCCCGCTTGTGCATAGACATTGTATAGACCTTCATCCATCAATTGGCGTGCATCCATTTTAGTGGGTGGTGCAATCCATAGACGCGTGGTCAAGCTACCAGCAGGTACTTCTTTGAGCAACGCGCCCGCTGCACGGAAGTGACCGATGTTGGTCATACATGAACCAATGAATACTTCATCAATCTTGTCGCCAGCAACGTCTGCCAAAGTTTTGGCATCATCTGGGTCGTTTGGACAGCAAAGAATCGGTTCTTTGATGGCGCTCATATCGATAGTGATGTCAGCGGCATATTCTGCGTCTGCATCAGCACGTAATAATGTGGGGTTGGCAAGCCAGCTTTCCATGCCTTTGATACGTCGTGCAATGGTACGGGCATCGCCATAACCTTCAGAAATCATCCATTTGAGTAGGGTGATGTTTGATGTTAGGTATTCTTTTACTGATTCTTCAGACAAGGTAATAGTACAACCTGCGGCTGAACGTTCGGCAGAGGCATCTGACAATTCGAATGCTTGTTCAACGGTTAAGTCTTCTAAACCTTCGATTTCTAGGATACGGCCGTTAAATACGTTTTTCTTACCGGCTTTTTCAACGGTCAATAAACCTTCTTTAATGGCTTGGTAAGGAATCGCATGTACCAAGTCACGCAAGGTGATACCAGGCTGCATTTCACCGACAAAACGTACACGAACTGATTCTGGCATATCTAATGGCATCACACCGGTCGCTGCAGCAAACGCCACTAGACCTGAACCTGCTGGGAATGAAATACCCATTGGGAAGCGGGTATGTGAGTCACCACCGGTACCAACGGTATCAGGCAATAGCATACGGTTTAACCATGAGTGAATAATACCATCGCCTGGACGTAATGATACACCGCCACGGTTCATGATAAAGTCAGGGAGTGTGTGCTGAGTTTCTACATCGATTGGTTTTGGATAAGCTGCCGTATGACAGAATGATTGCATGACTAAATCTGCAGAGAAACCTAAACAAGCCAAGTCTTTTAATTCGTCACGGGTCATAGGGCCTGTGGTATCTTGTGAACCTACGGTGGTCATTTTTGGTTCACAGTACGCACCAGGACGAATACCTTCTACGCCACAAGCTTTACCAACCATTTTTTGCGCTAAAGTATAGCCTTTACCAGTGTCAACCGGTTGTTCGGGTTTTGTAAAAATGTCAGACGCGCCCAAACCTAGATATTCACGGGCTTTGTTGGTTAAGCCACGACCTATGATCAATGGAATACGACCACCGGCACGCACTTCATCAAGCAGCGTTGGTGATTTTAATTCAAAAGTCGCAAGCACTTCGTCAGAATCATGTTTGGTGATTTTGCCGTCATGTGGGTAGATATCAAATACATCACCCATGTTAAGTTTACTAACATCCACTTCGATAGGTAATGCGCCCGCATCTTCCATGGTGTTGAAGAAAATCGGTGCGATTTTACCACCCAATACTAGGCCGCCGGCACGTTTGTTTGGCACGCCTTTGATGTCGTCACCCATTAACCACAATACCGAGTTGGTCGCTGATTTACGGCTTGAACCGGTACCAACCACATCACCCACGTATGCCAGTGGAATACCGTCTTTTTTCATCTCTTCGATTTGTTTCATCGGACCAATCACGCCGTCTTGGTCTGGCACAATGCCTTCACGCGCATTTTTTAGCATGGCTAATGCGTGTAGGGGGATGTCTGGGCGTGACCATGCATCTTGGGCAGGTGACAAATCATCGGTGTTGGTTTCACCGGTGACTTTGAAGGTTTTGTAAGTGGCTTTTTTTGGCACTTCTGGACGGCTGGTGAACCATTCAGCGTTTGCCCAAGATTGTAACACCTCTTTGGCCACTTCATTGCCCGCTTCCGCTTTTTCAGTGACATCATTAAAGGCATCAAATACCAGTAAGGTTTTTTTCAGCGCGTCGCCCGCAGCTTTCGCCAATTCTTTGTCGTCTAATGCTTGGATTAATGGTTCAACGTTGTAACCGCCTTGCATATGACCCAGTAACTCAATCGCTTTTAGTTTTGAAATCAGCGGCGAAGTGGTTTCGCCTTTAACGATGGCCGCTAGAAATGCCGCTTTAACATACGCTGCTTGGTCAACCCCAGGTGGAATACGGTTTTCTAATAAGTCTACAAGTGTCGCTTCTTCACCCGCCGGTGGATTTTTTAATAGTTCAACCAAATCAGCCGTTTGCTGTTCGTTAAGTGGCTGTGGCACAATACCCTGTGCCGCACGATTTTCGACGTGTTTACGATAGTTCTCTAGCATGAATCGTCCTCATAGTCATGTAAGATTATTGTGTTAACCATGCGTCTGAGAGCCCTCTTCACAACACAGTTGAATTTTGAAATGGCTACTAGCCAGCATGGCTTTGGCTAAAAAATTTAACCCTTCTAATATACTTGAAATGTGATGAAATGTTAATGAGAAAATACGTTTTTGTTAACATAACCATTATTTTTTAAAGAAATAGCCCAATAATTTTTAATAAATGCGTTTGAGCCGATTGTCGCTTTTTTTACTAGGATGAAAAATAACTTTGGCGCTGTACTTTAAACAACAAAGCTTATCCCAAAATAGTTTAAATTCGTCAGCCTAGATTTCTGTTATAATAACCCCCTAAAATATGCTAAGTGAATTCAAGGATTAATCATAGCAATGACCGACACTGTACAAACTTTTGCCCCTTCAACGCCGCACACCGATAGACCCATCGTTCGTGACAAATCAAATTGCGACAAGCCAAAACGTCCTGAAGTGGGTGAAAAACTACGTGGCCATGATAAAGTTGCCCGTATTCCGATTAAAATCATTCCAACGGTAGAAACCCCAAAAAAACCTGACTGGATTCGCGTCAAACTGTCATCACCGAGTGAAGTGGCGCGCATCAAGTCAACTTTGCGTGAACAAAAGCTGTATACGGTGTGTGAAGAAGCGGCTTGCCCTAACCTACCCCAATGTTTTGGTGATGGCACCGCGACCTTTATGATTATGGGAGATATTTGTACCCGTCGCTGCCCATTTTGCGATGTGGCGCATGGTCGCCCCAATGCGCTCGATGAGCTTGAGCCGATTCACACCGCTGAGACTATTGCCGGTCTAGGATTAAAATATGCGGTGATTACCTCGGTTGACCGAGATGATTTGCGTGACGGCGGCGCGGAACATTTTGCCAATGTCATTAAAGAATCTCGTCAGTTAAGCCCTAATTGTTTGATTGAGATTTTAGTCCCTGATTTTCGCGGTCGTGAACAAGTGGCACTTGATATCTTAAGTAACACAGCGCCTGACGTATTTAACCACAATATCGAAACCGTGCCACGTTTATATAAAGCGTTTCGCCCGGGGTCGGATTATCAGCACTCATTACAGCTGTTAAAAGATTACAAAGCGCGTCGCCCTGATATCGTCACCAAATGTGGTTTTATGGTGGGTCTTGGTGAGACCGAAGAAGAGGTTTATGCCTTACTTGATGATTTAAAGGCGCATGATGTCGATTTAATTACCATCGGTCAATATTTGCAGCCAAGCAAATCGCACGCCCCAGTTGATAGATTTGTACATCCTGATGAATTCGACCGTTATACTGCACACGGTAAAAAATTGGGCTTTGCAAATATTTGGGCAGGTCCGATGGTGCGCTCAAGCTATTTTGCCGATCGACAATATTATGGTGAGCCTTGTCCACGTCCTACCCGTGGTGCCAATCCGTTATCAGAAGCGGATATGAAAAAATCAGGCTGTTGATTTGTGAATTTGTGCGTTGATTTAAAGCCGTCATTAGACGGCTTTTTTATGCTACCCTAATCATAAAATAACACTCACAGGAAATTTGATATGAATAACAACTACACATTTTATCTGCCTAAAGTGACGCCGGTTGCCACCTTGCTAATCGTACATGGCATGGCAGAACACCAAGGGCGCTACCAACCTTTTGCGCAATTTTTGGCAAACCATGATATTGCGGTGTTGACGTTTGACCATTTAGGCCATGGACAGCAAGCCTATGACAATGGTTGCTTAGGCTATATGGGTAACCCCAATCCTGCTGAGTTGATGATTGACCATGTGATGGCGCATGCAGAGTTAATCGCTGAAAAATATCCCGACCTCCCCCATTTTATCTTGGGTCACAGTATGGGGTCATTTATCGTTCGCTGTATTTTGCAGCGCTATGGTGAGCGATTTGCGGGCGCAATAATTATGGGCACCTCAGATTTTAATCCGTTAGCAAACTTGTTTGTGCCTGTAACTAAAAACCTTAATCACTTTACCACGCGCCGCACCAATCCAGTATTGGATAAGATTTTAAACCAATTTAATAACCTACCCTTTAGAAAAGAACCCGATTTACAAGGATTTAATTGGCTCAATTCAGACCCTAAGCAAGTAAAAACCTACCTTGATGACAAGCTTTGCGGCTTTCAGTTTACCAACAATGGCTATTTTGCGCTCATGTCGTTGATGCAAGCAGGCACCAATAAGCATTGGTATCAACAAGTACCCCGAACGTTACCGCTGCTATTTGTCAGCGGAAAAGATGACCCTGTTGGGCAGATGGGAAAAGGGATTGCGCGTATTGTTAAACTTTTGCAACAAAACAATTTTGCCACGGTTAGCATACAGCAATATGAAGCGATGCGCCATGAAATCTTGCTAGAGCCTAATCACCAACAAGTGTATGATGATATTTTGGCTTGGCTCACTCACCATATTAATTAGCTTAAAATCCCTGAGTCTTACTAATGAGTCTGACTGGTGAGTGTTTAAGCAGCGTTTTATAACTGTCATGATGAATAGACTATTAGCCTCGTTTTGACACGCCCGTTGCTTGTTAGAAATATCGATATGATGTATTGAAAGATTTGAAAAAACAACCATTTAATCTAAAGTTATTCATGCAGTTAAGTTATAGGAAATGTCATTGAGTACAACTGATAAAATTAAAGTGCGTTTAGATAAATGGCTCTGGGCAGCAAGGTTTTATAAAACTCGCACCCTAGCGAAGGAAGCGATTGAATCGGGACGGGTCCACCATTTTGGCAATCGCGTGAAGGTGAGTAAAGAAATAGCGGTGGGCGATGAATTGACGATTCGTCAAGGGGCAGCCAATCATTACACCCAAAAGACGGTCACGGTGCTGGTGCTGTCTGAAGTGCGTGGCAATGCCACTGCCGCCAGTGTGCTTTATCAAGAGACCGATGCCAGTATCAGTCAACGAGAATTTTTCACCGAACAAAAAAAACTTGCTAACCTTGCCCGCCCCGATCATCGCCCAAATAAAAAACAGCGTCGTCAGCTAAGCCGTTTTAGGGATATTAACCATTTTGGCAGTGATGAAGAAGGTTTTTAGGTGGCTGTCATGGGGTCATAAAAATCGCAATTTTCCCTTTGAGATTTCGTTATAATAAGCACTTTATCATTGCACTAGTCATTGCACTGGCGATGAGCAACTCTGCCGATTATTAACGATATTTTTATGACCAATCTTTTTGAACCTAACCCTGTGCAGGCTAATGCTAGCTATGTGGATATTAGCGCATACAATACCATGGCATTAGCCTGCCAAGCCAAACAATTCATTCGCCTAACTGACTTATCTGATATTGAGCCCACTTTTAAGCAACTGGCAGCCCATCAACAAGCGTTTGTTGTGCTATCCAATGGCAGTAATATCATTTTGCCCGAAGTATTGGACGCGTTTGTCGTGTCACCCACTCTTAAAGGTAAAACTATCCTGTCTGAAGATAGCCAGACAATAACGCTTGAGGTGATGGCTGGCGAGGATTGGCATACGCTCGTGCTAGACACGGTCCATCAAGGTTGGTATGGACTGGAAAATTTGGCGTTAATCCCAAGCTGGGTCGGTGGTAGTCCCGTACAAAACATCGGTGCGTATGGGGTACAAGCTGAAGATGTGATAGACAGTGTAAAAGCGTTTCATATACCGAGTTTAACGTGGCATCATCTAAGCAACGCTGATTGCCAGTTTAGCTACCGTGACAGCCTGTTTAAACAGCAAGTAGGACAGTGGCTCATTACCAGCGTCATTTTTACCCTCAGCAAAACCGCCAAACCCAATATCCAGTATGGGGATGTGGCAAAAGTTGCACAGCATTATGCGAGCCAAGCGGGTCGCGATGAAGTCACACCCGTGGATACCATGAATGCTATCATCGACATTCGTCAAAGTAAACTGCCCGATACCAACGACTTGCCCAATTGTGGCAGCTTTTTTAAAAATCCCATCGTCGCCAAATCTCAAGTTGACCAGTTACTACAGAGCTATCCCAATCTGGTGCATTATCCTGTCAAAGATGCCGAAGGCAATTTGACTGATTACTACAAAGTTGCAGCGGGCTGGCTTATTGACCAATCAGGGCTTAAAGGTAAAGGCATTGCACCGATTTTAACGCATGTAAAACAAGCCCTAGTATTGACTAACCACGCGCCAAAAGTTGCAACGCAACGTGATGTTGCCAAAACTATGCAATTTATACAGGAGACTGTACGGGATAAATTTGGGATAAAATTGGAAGCTGAACCGGTTTGGATTGAATCTGATGGTAGCATTCGCCAAGCTCATTAATTGCCTTGAGCGATTTTTTTCAATCATCAAACGGATTTTGACCGTTGTTGTATTGGTGGGGTGTTTAATCACACTCAGTTTTTTTACACCCCTGTTTTCTACCATGGTATTGTTTATCTTAGATTGTTATCGCCTGCCAGAATCGGCGGTAAGCGTCAATCCTGCAACGGCGATTGTGGTGTTAGGTGGCGGATTAACCAATGACCAGCAAAATGAGATTGTGATTAACCAATTTACAGAAAGTCGATTGATTAAAGCCAGCCAAGTATATCAGCAGACTGGCTTACCCATCATCGTCAGTGGCAAGGAGGCGCCATGGATGGCAAAATGGCTGCAAAAAAAGGGCTTGATGTGGGTCGTGGCAGAAAAAAACAGCTTTAACACCTGTCAAAATGCCAAATATACCGCAGAAATGGTCAATGTCAAACAGGTGATTTTGGTAACAGACGCTTATCACATGAACCGCTCAAGACGGCAGTTTACCATCAATGGCGTGGCTACTGTCCCAAGTATCGCCCCATTACCAAAGGCAAATGATTGGCAGCATTTTGATCAGAACCTGCAGCACTCAAGACGTGCCTTGTATGAATTGTTGGCATTTGCTCGCGATCTTGTCAAACCCCAATACGACTGCCAACCGACCAATAAATGAGTTATTTTTGAATCTCTACATTGGTGTAGCCAGCTGACTGTAAGGCAGATTTGGCTTGTTGGGCACGACCACCACCACGGCTATATACTTTAATGGTATCTGATTTGGCAATGCCTTGCGCGGTTATTTTGGCAAGTAATTCATTGTGTGGAATATTAATGGCACCTGCGGGATGATTCACAGAATACTCCTCTGGGGTACGCACATCAATGAGCACCGTCGCCGCGTTTGCTGTTGGCATCAATAACGCACCAACCATAACAGCCGCGCTTAGGGCAAGCAACTGTTTTTTTGAAAGTTTAAGGGAAGGCTTAAAGATTTTAGGCATCAACATCATAATTTCCTTGTAGAATTTTGAGTTTTAAAACCAAGTTAAACCTCAATGTTTAACCCACTATCATTATAACATTCATTGTTCGCACTCAAATCACTGAGTTGCTTTGATTTGCAACCCATGTGTTTTTTTTGTAAGCATACCAAAGGCTATTTGATTGCTGCTATTTAATTGCTACAGCAACACTGCGACATTTTGCCGCATTTATTTATGCCAAAATAAGCGTATAATGGTTTTTTAAACTTAATTCGTTTGTTTACGCCAAGTAATGGGGATGCGCGATGCAAAGCATGTATTTTTTAATTCCTATTAGTTTAGTGCTATTTGTATTGGGTATTTTTGCCATTTATTACGCAATCAAATCACGCCAATTTGACGATTTGGACAATGAATCTCAGCGGGTCATTTTGGATGACAGACAATTTCGCCGCGAACAATTGGGGCAACATCCCGTCAAGCCTTCATCTTCTCATCCCCCAAAAATACAAGACCCTACTGACGAGCAAAAATAACGCGTTGGCGTTATCTTTCTTCCTGCTGATTTGTTTCTATTGATTTGTTTACTTTCTTTTGAAAAATTTTTAGACTTTTTTGGAGCATTTTATGACCTGGGCATTATTTTTGGCAGCGTTTAGCATGGGATTGTTTGGCTCACCGCACTGTCTGGGGATGTGCGGTGGCATTGTGACGGCGTTTGGGCTATCTATGCAGCATGTATCGGACAGCAAAAAAAATGGCTTGATTTTGACTTATCATTTCGGACGCCTCATCAGTTATTCCTTGCTTGGATTGATTGCAAGTTTTGTTGGGGTGGCAATCTTTCAGTCCATTATGAGTAACAGTGCGCCAAGAATTGTACTGGGTGCGGTATTGGTGTTGATTGGGCTTGCCATGCTTGGGTTACCGCTGTTTAATCAGTTAGAAAAGTTCGGAATGCGCTTTTGGCAATCGCTTGCCCCGCTACGCAAAAAAGTTTTTCCAATTGATAGCTTTGGTAAAGCGTTGGTTGCTGGCTTGCTTTGGGGATTTTTGCCGTGTGGATTGGTGTATGGTGCGCTCATGATGGCGATTGCTGGCAACGACATCGCTACAGGGGCGGCTCTGATGTTTGTATTTGGACTAGGTACCATGCCAATGCTAATTGCCACGCAAAAAACTGTGGGGATGCTACAGTCGAGTATTAAAAATTTTCGCCTTCGCCAAATTAATGGGGTCATTATGATGTTGTCTGGGCTTGCGGTGATTTTTATTCCGATGATGATGCACCATAATCATAGCCAAGGTTCACATAGTCAAAGTTCACACAGTCATGCCAGTCATAGCATGAATGAGACGAGTATGCACCATGATATGGCGACGATGAATCATTCTGCGTCTAATCCTGCTTCTGTGACAGCTTCGACTACTATGCCTATGAATCATAATATAAGTGATGATATGATCCATAACATAAAGCATGACATGCACAATATGCAGGATATGAAAGATAAGCACCATGAGATAGCGATGCCTGCCAGTACCAGTAACAGTCATAATCACTAGTCACTAATCATTCATTTATATTGCCCAAAAAAACAAACCTCTTAATCGGTATATTAAGAGGTTATCGGTTGCGAACTTTTACGTTTTACGCTTAACTTGCAGTTTACATTTCTACCGCGTCATCGCCTTCGTCAAGATAGATGATATCGGTTTCATATTCAAACGCTTCATTTAACATATCTAACATTGTTTACTCCTATCTTTCTTTATCCAATATCCCATAGTGGTGGATTTTTTATTAATCTTAAGGCTTTTGCCATTTTTTAGTTGTTTACTTCCTATTTTACGTTATCAATGCAACTTCATAACGTTATGATATTTAACGTGAGTTTGATGACAGTAGCATGAAATTCCTGTAACAGGAATATAAATTTACAAAAAATTACTTTTATTAGTGGACAATCTAGCTACCGTGAAAGTTTGTCGATGTCGCTAAGTAGTTTTAGGGATGTTTTTGAGTCGCTGTTGCTGTTCATCATAGGCTTGTTTTTGGACGCGGTAAATTTCATACACGCACAATTCTTCGCAGCCATTGTCGCAACATTCCCAATCTTCGGGGTAGATTGGGGGTTCTAGGCGTTTTTCAGTGCTGGGACTTTTGTCGGTCATGTGGGTTTATTCTTTGGCTTTATAAGTGTTAGAAAGCAAAATGCCTATCATAGTCGATAGGCATTTTTTTGCATGGAATTTCCTGTATAATGCTACCGTCATTTTTGGCGGTGAAAATGATGGCGGTTAAAGTTACATTTAACAGAGCCGTTGGGCTGAAACCCAACCAAAACAGTAAGGAGAAGAACCATGAAACGCCTAACCAAGGTCATGATTCTTGTTTTACTGTTGTTATTAGCGATTAACGCTTATTAACAACACACCTAAATGCTACTCGCAATAGCACAAGGTGTGGTTAAGGGAAACCTTAACCATCTCCTTATTTCAAATTATAGTTTAGCAGTTTTAGAAAATCAAGTTTTGTGATGTTGCTTAAATAGTTGATTTTGTTTTAACAATCATAAATCATTCATCAAAATCTTCAAATTCACTTTGCAGTTTTTCGTGCATTTCTTGATAAATTTCTCTTAAAACATCGTCATCACCACAAGCAACTTGATAGCTAACTGTCACAAACCCCATAAAATTTTCATAATCATCGACTTTATAAAGGTCATAAAGAAACAAATTAGAAGCATCTAGTTCAAACTCACTATAACCGATTTTTTGCATTAATTTATCGAACTTTTCGGCAAATTCTTGCTTATAATCATCATCATTCAAATCATCAATATCTGCGGTTTCAAACTGTTTTTTGAGAGCTAAAAATCCTTGCTCAAATTCTTTAGTTTGTTCATCGGTTAAATTCGATGAATCTTTTTTTAAAATTTCTAAAACTTCTGACATGGTAATATTCCTTTTAATTAAGTTAAGGGCAGTTTTATAATAGAAATTTTTTTGCTTGTTTAACATTACGTTTTCAGTATGACAAAATCATTATCCTATTTCAATCTAAAAAAGCAAGAAAGCGACAATTAATGTCGCTTTA from Moraxella osloensis carries:
- the dinB gene encoding DNA polymerase IV, translated to MRKIIHIDMDAFFASVEQRDNPNLQGKPLVVGGDPNGRGVVAAASYEIRKFGVHSAMSCYRARQLCPQAIFVKPRFEVYREVSEQIRTIMHQYTPLVEPLSLDEAYLDVTDSQYEKNSATLIANRIRQQILRQTQLTASAGVSYNKMLAKIASDLNKPNGIAVITPEQGLDFIANLPVKKFHGIGKATVKMLHDMGIFTGLDLRNTPADVLKQRFGKRGDFFHQIAHGIDNREVKAERKHKSVGSETTFLQNTIDDKVIVAALYHENSQAFKDLQKKQRYARTITIKIKYSDFSVITRSHSISSHFEQESDAHYWIQWLYEHTPKLLPVRLVGVTYSNLLQAKASPQMSLL
- the acnB gene encoding bifunctional aconitate hydratase 2/2-methylisocitrate dehydratase, with amino-acid sequence MLENYRKHVENRAAQGIVPQPLNEQQTADLVELLKNPPAGEEATLVDLLENRIPPGVDQAAYVKAAFLAAIVKGETTSPLISKLKAIELLGHMQGGYNVEPLIQALDDKELAKAAGDALKKTLLVFDAFNDVTEKAEAGNEVAKEVLQSWANAEWFTSRPEVPKKATYKTFKVTGETNTDDLSPAQDAWSRPDIPLHALAMLKNAREGIVPDQDGVIGPMKQIEEMKKDGIPLAYVGDVVGTGSSRKSATNSVLWLMGDDIKGVPNKRAGGLVLGGKIAPIFFNTMEDAGALPIEVDVSKLNMGDVFDIYPHDGKITKHDSDEVLATFELKSPTLLDEVRAGGRIPLIIGRGLTNKAREYLGLGASDIFTKPEQPVDTGKGYTLAQKMVGKACGVEGIRPGAYCEPKMTTVGSQDTTGPMTRDELKDLACLGFSADLVMQSFCHTAAYPKPIDVETQHTLPDFIMNRGGVSLRPGDGIIHSWLNRMLLPDTVGTGGDSHTRFPMGISFPAGSGLVAFAAATGVMPLDMPESVRVRFVGEMQPGITLRDLVHAIPYQAIKEGLLTVEKAGKKNVFNGRILEIEGLEDLTVEQAFELSDASAERSAAGCTITLSEESVKEYLTSNITLLKWMISEGYGDARTIARRIKGMESWLANPTLLRADADAEYAADITIDMSAIKEPILCCPNDPDDAKTLADVAGDKIDEVFIGSCMTNIGHFRAAGALLKEVPAGSLTTRLWIAPPTKMDARQLMDEGLYNVYAQAGARTEMPGCSLCMGNQARIAPKSTAVSTSTRNFPNRLGQGANVYLASAELASVAAVLGRLPTNEEYQQYAGKLNSMSADIYKYLNFDRMSEYTEEANKINVAQLT
- the lipA gene encoding lipoyl synthase, with the translated sequence MTDTVQTFAPSTPHTDRPIVRDKSNCDKPKRPEVGEKLRGHDKVARIPIKIIPTVETPKKPDWIRVKLSSPSEVARIKSTLREQKLYTVCEEAACPNLPQCFGDGTATFMIMGDICTRRCPFCDVAHGRPNALDELEPIHTAETIAGLGLKYAVITSVDRDDLRDGGAEHFANVIKESRQLSPNCLIEILVPDFRGREQVALDILSNTAPDVFNHNIETVPRLYKAFRPGSDYQHSLQLLKDYKARRPDIVTKCGFMVGLGETEEEVYALLDDLKAHDVDLITIGQYLQPSKSHAPVDRFVHPDEFDRYTAHGKKLGFANIWAGPMVRSSYFADRQYYGEPCPRPTRGANPLSEADMKKSGC
- a CDS encoding alpha/beta fold hydrolase gives rise to the protein MNNNYTFYLPKVTPVATLLIVHGMAEHQGRYQPFAQFLANHDIAVLTFDHLGHGQQAYDNGCLGYMGNPNPAELMIDHVMAHAELIAEKYPDLPHFILGHSMGSFIVRCILQRYGERFAGAIIMGTSDFNPLANLFVPVTKNLNHFTTRRTNPVLDKILNQFNNLPFRKEPDLQGFNWLNSDPKQVKTYLDDKLCGFQFTNNGYFALMSLMQAGTNKHWYQQVPRTLPLLFVSGKDDPVGQMGKGIARIVKLLQQNNFATVSIQQYEAMRHEILLEPNHQQVYDDILAWLTHHIN
- a CDS encoding RNA-binding S4 domain-containing protein, producing MSLSTTDKIKVRLDKWLWAARFYKTRTLAKEAIESGRVHHFGNRVKVSKEIAVGDELTIRQGAANHYTQKTVTVLVLSEVRGNATAASVLYQETDASISQREFFTEQKKLANLARPDHRPNKKQRRQLSRFRDINHFGSDEEGF
- the murB gene encoding UDP-N-acetylmuramate dehydrogenase; this translates as MTNLFEPNPVQANASYVDISAYNTMALACQAKQFIRLTDLSDIEPTFKQLAAHQQAFVVLSNGSNIILPEVLDAFVVSPTLKGKTILSEDSQTITLEVMAGEDWHTLVLDTVHQGWYGLENLALIPSWVGGSPVQNIGAYGVQAEDVIDSVKAFHIPSLTWHHLSNADCQFSYRDSLFKQQVGQWLITSVIFTLSKTAKPNIQYGDVAKVAQHYASQAGRDEVTPVDTMNAIIDIRQSKLPDTNDLPNCGSFFKNPIVAKSQVDQLLQSYPNLVHYPVKDAEGNLTDYYKVAAGWLIDQSGLKGKGIAPILTHVKQALVLTNHAPKVATQRDVAKTMQFIQETVRDKFGIKLEAEPVWIESDGSIRQAH